The following coding sequences are from one Nicotiana tomentosiformis chromosome 3, ASM39032v3, whole genome shotgun sequence window:
- the LOC104112695 gene encoding CBS domain-containing protein CBSCBSPB5-like — protein sequence MTTSQGGGPSSRRSSMSLTSTTSNLKKKPPADINGGGGQSDSAPRKSSRSMGLTGERTVKRLRLSKALTVPDTTSIYEACRRMAARRVDALLLTDSNALLCGILTDKDIATRVIAREVNTQETPVSKVMTKNPVFVLSDTLAVEALQKMVLGKFRHLPVVENGEVIALLDIAKCLYDAIARLERAAEKGKAIAAAVEGVEKHWGSSVSGSNTFIETLQERMFRPSLSTIISENSKVVIVEPSDTVLAAAKKMLESRTSSAIVMVDNKPRGILTSKDMLMRVIAQDLSPESLLVERVMTPSPECATTDTPIVDALHTMHDGKFLHLPVVDKEGMVVAVLDVLHITHAAVATVGNAAGANNEAANTMMQKFWDSAMALTPDDDEETPSEGSQKLASEGAETGRSIPYPPASLPITFAFKIQDRKGRMHRFNCDIRSMTDLITSIIQRMGDDIDRNNLPQILYEDEDHDKVILASDSDLITAVEHARLSGWKGLRLHLDYSGTPGRRRGSTSESLDYAHPETAWASAYTAVAAGAALAASLGLFAFLRRSSD from the exons ATGACAACGAGTCAAGGAGGAGGACCGTCGTCGAGGAGGAGCTCGATGTCGTTGACGAGCACGACATCCAACTTGAAGAAGAAACCACCCGCTGATATTAATGGTGGAGGAGGACAGTCTGATTCCGCTCCTCGAAAGTCGTCTCGTTCCAT GGGATTGACCGGAGAGCGGACAGTGAAGAGACTGCGACTGTCTAAAGCCCTAACAGTACCTGATACTACAAGTATTTATGAAGCTTGCCGCAGGATGGCTGCTCGCAGAGTTGATGCTTTATTGCTAACTGACTCAAATGCATTACTATGCGGTATCCTGACAGATAAG GATATAGCAACAAGGGTTATTGCTCGTGAAGTTAATACTCAGGAAACACCAGTTTCAAAGGTTATGACAAAAAATCCAGTTTTTGTGCTTTCTGATACACTAGCTGTAGAAGCCTTGCAGAAAATGGTGCTAG GAAAATTTAGACATTTGCCGGTTGTGGAAAATGGAGAGGTCATTGCTTTGCTTGATATAGCAAAATGTCTTTATGATGCTATCGCTCGACTTGAAAGGGCAGCTGAGAAAGGAAAGGCCATTGCAGCTGCTGTTGAGGGAGTTGAAAAGCACTGGGGCTCATCTGTTTCTG GTTCTAATACATTCATTGAAACACTTCAGGAGCGGATGTTCAGGCCTTCACTGTCAACCATCATCTCTGAGAATTCAAA GGTTGTTATAGTTGAACCAAGTGATACTGTTTTAGCCGCAGCAAAAAAGATGCTCGAATCTCGAACAAGCTCTGCAATAGTAATGGTTGACAACAAACCACGAGGAATTTTAAC TTCAAAAGACATGTTGATGAGAGTCATAGCTCAAGATCTTTCCCCTGAGTCCCTTCTCGTTGAGAGG GTAATGACCCCCAGTCCAGAATGTGCTACAACAGATACACCTATTGTTGATGCTTTACATACAATGCATGATGGCAAATTCTTACACCTTCCTGTGGTTGATAAAG AGGGAATGGTAGTTGCTGTCCTTGATGTTCTTCATATCACTCATGCAGCTGTAGCCACG GTGGGAAATGCTGCTGGAGCAAATAATGAAGCTGCAAACACTATGATGCAAAAATTTTGGGATTCAGCTATGGCATTGACTCCAGATGATGATGAAGAGACACCGAG TGAGGGTTCACAAAAATTAGCTTCTGAAGGTGCAGAAACAGGAAGATCGATTCCCTATCCTCCGGCGAGCCTGCCAATTACTTTTGCATTCAAGATACAAGATCGAAAGGGAAGGATGCACAGATTCAACTGTG ATATACGGAGCATGACAGATCTCATAACTTCAATCATTCAGAGAATGGGCGATGACATTGACCGGAACAACCTTCCGCAGATTCTG TATGAAGATGAAGACCATGACAAGGTTATTCTAGCATCAGATAGCGATCTTATAACGGCAGTTGAACATGCAAGGTTGTCAGGTTGGAAG GGATTAAGATTGCATTTAGACTATTCAGGAACGCCTGGCCGTAGGAGAGGTTCGACGTCAGAAAGTTTGGATTATGCTCATCCAGAAACAGCATGGGCTTCAGCCTATACCGCTGTAGCAGCTGGTGCTGCATTAGCTGCGAGTTTAGGTTTATTTGCTTTCTTAAGGAGATCTAGTGACTGA